In Alteromonas mediterranea DE, a single genomic region encodes these proteins:
- the fdhD gene encoding formate dehydrogenase accessory sulfurtransferase FdhD yields the protein MTYNAEHHALVLDGTPETQRFTLAEEVALSISYNGINYAVMLVTPKDIEDFIIGFSLSNDIIEHPRQLYGIELTYHKEHINAEVDIANQAFWKLKENKRQLAGASGCGLCGVEALDNALPQLQPVDPLPLPEASWFEGLRDLISQAQALAQQSGAVHGALYIDAERNVLACREDIGRHNAFDKLIGAIAANKLYQKDCLVVLTSRCSLELVQKAIRAKLPLLVTLSAPTALSVKWANRYGVSLIHVPKYDSPRAYSPQFLHPTRTLKV from the coding sequence ATGACATATAACGCCGAACACCACGCATTAGTTTTAGATGGAACACCTGAAACTCAACGTTTTACTCTTGCTGAAGAGGTCGCATTAAGCATTAGTTACAACGGTATCAACTATGCAGTAATGCTTGTTACGCCCAAAGACATTGAAGACTTTATTATTGGCTTCAGTTTAAGTAACGACATTATTGAGCACCCCCGCCAGCTTTATGGTATTGAGTTGACATACCACAAAGAGCACATTAATGCTGAAGTGGATATTGCTAACCAGGCTTTTTGGAAGTTAAAAGAAAATAAACGGCAATTGGCAGGTGCATCGGGCTGTGGGCTTTGTGGTGTCGAAGCGCTGGATAACGCTTTGCCTCAACTCCAACCCGTAGATCCATTGCCTCTACCAGAAGCAAGCTGGTTTGAAGGGTTGCGAGACCTAATTTCGCAAGCGCAAGCATTAGCGCAGCAAAGTGGGGCAGTGCACGGCGCGCTCTATATTGATGCCGAGCGCAATGTACTTGCGTGTCGTGAAGATATAGGAAGGCATAACGCTTTTGATAAGTTAATTGGGGCAATTGCGGCTAATAAACTTTATCAGAAGGATTGCCTTGTAGTGCTAACCAGTCGCTGTAGCTTAGAACTCGTGCAAAAAGCGATAAGAGCAAAATTACCTTTGCTTGTAACCCTTTCAGCACCTACGGCATTATCAGTTAAGTGGGCCAACCGCTATGGCGTATCCCTTATCCACGTGCCTAAATATGACTCACCGAGAGCGTATTCACCACAATTCCTCCATCCGACTCGGACTTTGAAAGTTTGA
- a CDS encoding phosphotransferase, with product MSEVVSEAFVRWLSDVSGCDVINTSMIQPLWSGYGACFRAQLATNSAAKLKNVAGNHHIKVPGDNGIRHVVVKCATPPDTLAHPKGWNGQASDERKRHSFRVENSFYSALQTLTDDTCRTATCVADDQKGDSTLLVMEDLAQSGYTHTTMSLSVESAKTVLKWLAHFHARFLNIKFEENKKRVLLWHEGSYWHLATREEEYQAMPDSRLKQSARAIANRLANARYQTVIHGDAKVANFCFTPDYAACAAVDFQYVGHGIGVKDVAYFLGSALPTQAQITHRDALLGTYFGALESALNTRLSTNDTLCSFDRDDIKHVIEEWKTLYPFACADFYRFLSGWSPTHWKIDEELQYQTDIALSALANT from the coding sequence ATGAGCGAAGTGGTAAGCGAAGCGTTTGTTCGGTGGTTAAGCGACGTAAGTGGCTGCGATGTGATAAACACCAGCATGATCCAGCCCCTATGGAGTGGCTACGGCGCATGCTTTAGGGCCCAACTAGCGACGAATTCAGCTGCCAAGCTTAAAAACGTCGCCGGCAATCATCACATTAAAGTGCCAGGAGACAACGGTATTAGGCATGTAGTGGTAAAATGCGCCACACCCCCTGATACCCTTGCTCACCCCAAAGGTTGGAATGGACAGGCCAGTGATGAGCGCAAACGCCACTCATTTCGTGTGGAAAATAGCTTTTATAGTGCATTACAGACGCTCACCGATGACACGTGTCGCACCGCCACTTGCGTAGCTGATGACCAAAAAGGCGATTCAACATTGCTTGTTATGGAAGACCTCGCCCAAAGCGGTTATACCCACACGACAATGTCACTTTCAGTAGAAAGCGCCAAAACCGTTTTAAAGTGGCTAGCCCATTTCCATGCGCGCTTTTTGAACATAAAGTTCGAGGAAAATAAAAAGCGAGTGTTGCTATGGCATGAAGGCTCCTATTGGCACCTAGCAACAAGAGAAGAAGAATATCAGGCAATGCCTGATAGCCGACTTAAGCAAAGTGCTAGGGCCATAGCTAACCGGCTTGCCAACGCACGCTATCAAACCGTAATTCACGGCGATGCAAAAGTAGCGAACTTTTGCTTTACTCCAGACTACGCCGCTTGCGCCGCCGTTGATTTCCAATATGTCGGCCATGGCATAGGCGTAAAAGACGTCGCTTACTTCTTAGGAAGTGCCCTCCCTACCCAAGCGCAAATAACACACCGTGACGCTTTGCTAGGCACGTATTTCGGTGCGCTTGAAAGCGCGCTAAATACTCGCTTATCGACAAACGATACCCTTTGCTCTTTCGACCGTGATGATATCAAGCACGTTATAGAAGAATGGAAAACCTTATACCCGTTCGCCTGCGCCGATTTCTATCGCTTTTTATCAGGGTGGAGCCCAACGCACTGGAAGATTGATGAGGAACTTCAGTATCAGACAGATATTGCATTATCTGCACTCGCAAATACGTAG
- a CDS encoding leishmanolysin-related zinc metalloendopeptidase: protein MGLPKLVLVVVSLCLSLPTQAGLFKISINDLGGLTPSQSSIFDDAIAYWESYLIGVQSSFDHSIIIEASGAPIDGTGGVLGNAGPSSITQLSDSTYVYANKGRMRFDTADLNNMENNGTLFDVIVHEMAHVIGFGILWTTDFFIAGSQSNYVNGTGRYTGEYALEIYRREFVEDATFIPVELGGGAGTANSHWDEPWPGGSSDLMTGYLGPYPITLSDTTVASFADIGYLTTVTHAVDGAATVWLFLLSFGLVLRKKPLRTSARLLQSV, encoded by the coding sequence ATGGGTTTACCTAAGTTGGTTTTAGTAGTTGTTTCACTGTGTCTGTCACTTCCTACACAAGCAGGGCTTTTTAAAATTTCTATTAATGATCTTGGGGGCTTAACACCTTCACAATCCAGCATCTTTGATGATGCAATCGCGTATTGGGAATCATATTTAATAGGCGTTCAAAGCTCTTTTGACCATAGTATTATTATAGAGGCAAGTGGAGCGCCGATTGATGGTACAGGCGGGGTGTTAGGTAATGCTGGACCTTCTAGTATTACTCAGCTTTCCGACAGTACTTATGTTTATGCGAATAAAGGTCGCATGCGCTTTGATACGGCAGACCTTAATAACATGGAAAATAACGGCACACTTTTCGATGTTATTGTGCACGAAATGGCTCATGTTATCGGGTTTGGCATTCTGTGGACGACTGATTTTTTTATCGCAGGGAGCCAGTCTAATTACGTCAATGGCACAGGGCGCTACACTGGAGAATACGCTTTGGAAATCTACCGCCGTGAGTTTGTCGAAGACGCCACCTTTATTCCTGTAGAGCTGGGCGGAGGCGCAGGTACTGCTAACAGTCATTGGGATGAGCCTTGGCCTGGTGGTTCGTCGGACTTAATGACAGGGTATTTAGGGCCTTACCCGATTACACTAAGCGACACCACTGTTGCGTCGTTTGCTGATATTGGTTATTTGACTACTGTTACTCATGCGGTTGATGGGGCTGCTACGGTATGGCTGTTTCTACTTTCATTCGGGTTAGTACTAAGAAAAAAGCCTCTACGAACTAGTGCGCGCCTTCTGCAATCTGTGTAA
- the topA gene encoding type I DNA topoisomerase, whose amino-acid sequence MAKSLVIVESPAKAKTINKYLGKDFIVKSSVGHVRDLPTKALGKVEPKKPAKELKTLSEEARQEYLRRHEYLKLVDRMGVDPEKDWKAHYQVLQGKEKVVNELKKLAKDADTIYLATDLDREGEAIAWHLQELLGKKDKTYQRVVFNEITKNAIQDAFSDPGELNISRVNAQQARRFLDRVVGFMVSPLLWKKIARGLSAGRVQSVAVRLVVEREREIKAFVPEEFWDVHADLTSQEKAALRMLVAKYQGNGFKPKNKAEADKALADLESAKYTVESRESKPTQSRPSAPFITSTLQQAASTRLGFGVKKTMMMAQRLYEAGYITYMRTDSTNLSQEALDSARAYISDNFGNKYLPDSPIRYGSKEGAQEAHEAIRPSNVNIGAASLGDMERDAQRLYELIWRQFLACQMTPAKYDATTIKVAAGDYELTAKGRVLKFDGWTRVQPQLRKKGDEELMLPDVQKGDVLDLKALDPKQHFTKPVARFNEASLVKELEKRGIGRPSTYASIISTIQDRGYVRLENKRFYAEKMGEIVNDRLMENFDDLMSYDFTANMEQHLDDIAEGNKDWKDVLNEFYSGFYGKLLNAEKDPEEGGMRLNQAIPAGIECDKCGREMNVRTASTGVFLGCSGYNLPPKERCTNTMNLTPGDEVVKVDDEEELETEALRSKKRCPKCGTAMDSYLVDETRKLHVCGNTPTCDGTLVEAGTFKIKGYDGPIIECDKCGSDMELKNGRFGKYFGCTNEECKNTRKLLRNGEAAPPKEDPVDLPELPCEKSDAHFMLRDGASGIFLAAHNFPKSRETRAPKVEELARFRDRISPKFYYLADAPKTDPDGNPAIVRYSRKTKQQYVMSENENGKATGWSAWYDDGKWQEQAAKKPAAKSKAKKK is encoded by the coding sequence ATGGCAAAATCACTGGTCATAGTCGAGTCACCAGCCAAAGCAAAAACGATAAATAAATATCTTGGTAAAGATTTTATCGTAAAAAGTTCGGTTGGCCATGTGCGAGATCTTCCAACGAAGGCGTTAGGCAAAGTAGAGCCTAAAAAACCGGCTAAAGAACTCAAAACTTTAAGCGAAGAAGCGCGTCAAGAATACCTTCGACGTCATGAATATTTGAAACTTGTAGACAGAATGGGTGTGGATCCAGAGAAAGACTGGAAAGCGCACTACCAAGTATTACAAGGTAAAGAAAAAGTCGTTAACGAGCTTAAAAAATTAGCGAAAGACGCTGACACCATTTATCTCGCAACCGATTTGGATCGCGAGGGAGAGGCCATCGCTTGGCATCTGCAGGAGTTGCTGGGTAAAAAAGATAAAACGTATCAGCGTGTGGTGTTTAATGAAATTACCAAAAACGCGATTCAAGATGCGTTTTCAGACCCAGGTGAGCTAAATATATCTCGTGTCAATGCGCAGCAAGCACGCCGATTCTTAGACCGTGTTGTGGGCTTTATGGTGTCGCCCCTGCTTTGGAAAAAGATTGCCCGAGGCCTATCTGCAGGCCGTGTTCAATCGGTAGCAGTACGCTTAGTGGTGGAGCGCGAGCGAGAAATTAAAGCGTTTGTGCCTGAAGAGTTTTGGGATGTGCACGCCGACCTGACCAGCCAAGAAAAAGCGGCACTACGGATGCTGGTGGCTAAGTATCAAGGCAATGGGTTTAAGCCAAAAAATAAGGCAGAAGCCGACAAAGCGCTGGCTGATTTAGAAAGTGCGAAATACACGGTAGAAAGTCGCGAATCGAAGCCAACGCAAAGCCGCCCATCAGCGCCGTTTATCACGTCTACACTTCAGCAAGCGGCAAGTACGCGACTAGGCTTTGGTGTTAAGAAAACCATGATGATGGCGCAGCGTCTTTATGAAGCGGGTTACATCACTTATATGCGTACCGACTCGACAAATTTGAGTCAAGAAGCGCTAGACAGTGCTCGAGCGTATATTTCCGATAATTTCGGAAACAAGTATTTACCCGATTCTCCAATTCGCTACGGCAGCAAAGAAGGCGCGCAAGAAGCGCACGAGGCGATTCGCCCGTCTAATGTCAATATCGGCGCTGCTAGTTTAGGTGATATGGAACGTGACGCTCAGCGTCTTTACGAGTTGATTTGGCGACAATTTTTGGCCTGTCAAATGACGCCAGCGAAGTACGACGCAACCACCATCAAAGTGGCGGCGGGTGATTACGAGCTAACCGCCAAAGGCCGTGTACTTAAGTTTGACGGTTGGACGCGCGTGCAGCCACAGCTTCGCAAAAAAGGCGATGAAGAATTAATGTTGCCAGATGTGCAGAAAGGCGATGTGCTTGACTTGAAAGCACTTGATCCTAAGCAGCATTTCACAAAACCAGTGGCACGATTTAACGAAGCGTCTTTGGTAAAAGAGCTGGAAAAACGCGGTATTGGCCGCCCGTCTACCTACGCGAGTATTATCTCAACCATTCAAGACCGCGGCTATGTACGTTTAGAGAACAAGCGTTTTTATGCCGAGAAAATGGGTGAGATCGTTAACGATCGTCTAATGGAAAACTTCGACGACTTAATGAGCTACGACTTTACGGCCAACATGGAGCAACATCTCGATGATATTGCTGAAGGCAACAAAGACTGGAAAGACGTACTCAATGAATTCTACAGTGGGTTTTACGGTAAGCTTCTAAACGCAGAGAAAGACCCTGAAGAAGGCGGTATGCGCCTAAATCAGGCGATACCAGCGGGTATTGAGTGCGACAAATGCGGCCGTGAAATGAACGTAAGAACCGCGTCAACGGGTGTATTCTTAGGTTGTTCTGGGTATAACTTGCCGCCTAAAGAGCGCTGCACGAATACTATGAACTTAACGCCTGGCGATGAAGTCGTTAAGGTAGATGACGAAGAAGAGCTTGAAACCGAAGCCCTCCGTTCTAAAAAGCGTTGCCCTAAATGTGGTACCGCCATGGACAGTTACTTGGTAGATGAAACCCGTAAGCTACACGTTTGTGGAAATACACCTACCTGTGATGGTACCTTGGTTGAAGCGGGTACCTTTAAGATTAAAGGCTACGACGGCCCGATTATCGAATGCGATAAGTGCGGCAGCGATATGGAGCTTAAAAACGGTCGATTCGGTAAATACTTTGGCTGTACCAACGAAGAGTGTAAGAATACCCGTAAGCTTTTACGAAACGGCGAAGCTGCACCACCTAAAGAAGACCCAGTAGATTTACCTGAGCTACCGTGTGAAAAATCTGATGCTCACTTTATGCTACGTGACGGTGCGTCGGGCATCTTCTTAGCGGCCCACAACTTCCCTAAATCGCGTGAAACTCGTGCACCGAAAGTGGAAGAACTGGCACGCTTTAGAGATAGAATTTCGCCGAAATTCTATTATCTTGCAGATGCGCCGAAAACCGATCCTGACGGAAATCCTGCAATAGTTCGCTACAGTAGAAAGACAAAGCAGCAGTATGTGATGTCGGAAAATGAAAACGGCAAAGCGACGGGCTGGTCTGCATGGTACGACGATGGCAAGTGGCAAGAGCAAGCGGCTAAAAAGCCGGCTGCCAAGTCGAAAGCTAAGAAAAAATAA
- a CDS encoding DUF2058 domain-containing protein, with translation MASLQDQLLKAGLADKATAKQARADKRKKQKQKNKQKQPVVDEAALAAQQAAEEKKARSRELNQLQQQERERRSIAAQVRQLITVNKQPRKGETLLNFTHDNVVKRMYVSEEIHKQVTKGRLTVVMLDDAYELVPTPVADKIAQRDEASVIYRADLDKSGSDGKDEAEDDWYADYEIPDDLTW, from the coding sequence ATGGCCTCTTTACAAGATCAACTTTTAAAAGCCGGATTGGCTGACAAAGCGACTGCTAAACAAGCACGCGCAGATAAACGCAAAAAACAAAAACAGAAAAATAAGCAAAAGCAGCCTGTGGTAGATGAAGCAGCATTAGCGGCGCAGCAAGCGGCTGAAGAGAAAAAAGCGCGCTCTCGAGAGCTTAATCAGCTTCAACAACAGGAAAGGGAAAGACGCTCGATAGCCGCACAAGTAAGACAACTTATTACCGTAAACAAGCAGCCACGTAAGGGCGAAACCTTGCTTAATTTTACCCACGACAACGTAGTAAAACGCATGTACGTGAGTGAAGAAATACACAAGCAGGTGACGAAAGGTCGCCTAACCGTGGTTATGCTAGACGATGCGTACGAACTGGTTCCCACTCCGGTTGCAGACAAAATAGCTCAGCGCGATGAAGCGTCTGTTATTTATCGCGCCGACTTAGATAAAAGTGGTAGCGACGGCAAAGACGAAGCTGAAGACGATTGGTATGCCGATTACGAAATTCCAGACGATTTGACCTGGTAG
- a CDS encoding FdhF/YdeP family oxidoreductase produces MSDKRNIKQYGNPAGGWGALKSVTQSWLQSEKPLKNLRAMLKTNQDKGFDCPGCAWGESPESGLVKFCENGAKAVNWESTGRYVGPEFFADYTVSALKKHTDYWLESQGRLTHPVRYNNQTDRYEAINWDDAFGLIAQHLNGLSSPHQAEFYTSGRASNEAAYLYQLFVRAFGTNNFPDCSNMCHEASGQGMKPTIGVGKGTVTFDDFEKADTIFVIGQNPGTNHPRMLEPLRDAVRRGAQVVCLNPLKERGLEKFQHPQHPIEMLTNGSTPTNTAYFRPALGGDMAVMRGIAKWLLAWEQEAKANNAPPVFDHDFINAHTNGMDDYLTAVEATSWEHIEAQSGLSKEDIRHAATMYKRGERVIMCWAMGITQHKHSVATVQEIVNVQLLRGNVGKPGAGLSPVRGHSNVQGDRTVGINEVPPKALLDALENKFNFVVPRERGHNTIQAIQAMERGDAKVFIGLGGNFAQATPDTPRTHAALSKCDLTVHIATKLNRSHLTTGKDALILPCLGRTEVDMQASGQQGVTVEDTFSMVHLSYGQLPPSSPELRSEPAIIAGIAKATLGNTPVDWDHVVSNYDNIRDLIADTIEGFKNFNSKVANPGGFHLGNAASERRWLTPSGKAEFAANTLPNSLLNDDVVARGEKPDLILQTLRSHDQYNTTIYGMDDRYRNVFGARDVLFVNESDIRKLGFNDGDKVDITSLWNDGRTRQIKQFMLVAYDIPQGQAAAYYPETNPLVPLESYGDGTFTPTSKFIAIKLSKSESDGGIVVNTLSVSHI; encoded by the coding sequence ATGAGCGATAAACGGAATATTAAGCAATACGGCAACCCTGCTGGCGGATGGGGTGCATTAAAAAGCGTAACCCAAAGTTGGCTCCAGAGTGAAAAGCCGCTCAAAAACCTTCGGGCCATGCTAAAAACCAATCAAGATAAAGGCTTCGACTGTCCGGGTTGTGCATGGGGTGAGTCGCCAGAAAGCGGTTTAGTCAAGTTTTGTGAAAACGGGGCGAAAGCCGTAAATTGGGAGTCAACCGGTCGCTACGTAGGCCCGGAATTTTTCGCTGACTATACGGTGAGTGCGTTGAAAAAACACACTGACTACTGGCTCGAGTCTCAAGGCAGGCTAACCCACCCGGTCCGTTACAATAACCAAACCGACCGATATGAAGCCATCAACTGGGATGACGCGTTTGGCCTAATCGCTCAACACCTGAACGGGCTGAGCTCTCCGCATCAGGCAGAGTTCTATACGTCAGGGCGCGCTAGCAATGAAGCAGCTTATCTTTATCAATTATTCGTTCGCGCATTTGGCACCAATAACTTCCCAGACTGCTCAAACATGTGCCACGAAGCATCGGGTCAAGGAATGAAGCCCACCATAGGCGTAGGCAAAGGTACAGTCACGTTCGATGATTTCGAAAAGGCAGATACCATCTTTGTTATTGGACAAAACCCGGGCACTAACCACCCGCGCATGTTAGAGCCACTGCGCGATGCGGTGCGAAGAGGCGCCCAAGTCGTTTGCTTAAACCCGCTAAAAGAGCGGGGGCTAGAAAAGTTCCAACACCCTCAGCACCCTATTGAAATGCTCACCAATGGTTCAACGCCAACCAATACCGCTTACTTCAGGCCTGCCCTTGGTGGCGACATGGCAGTCATGCGCGGCATAGCTAAATGGCTGTTAGCCTGGGAGCAGGAAGCAAAAGCGAACAATGCCCCTCCCGTATTCGACCACGACTTTATCAATGCACATACGAATGGCATGGATGACTATTTAACTGCTGTTGAAGCGACCAGCTGGGAGCATATTGAAGCGCAGAGTGGTTTATCGAAAGAAGACATCCGCCACGCGGCAACTATGTACAAGCGCGGAGAACGGGTAATCATGTGCTGGGCTATGGGAATTACCCAGCACAAACACTCTGTTGCTACGGTTCAAGAAATCGTGAATGTGCAGCTATTGCGAGGCAATGTTGGCAAGCCTGGCGCCGGTCTGTCGCCTGTTCGAGGCCATAGTAACGTTCAGGGTGACAGAACCGTGGGTATTAACGAAGTGCCGCCTAAAGCGTTACTCGACGCGCTGGAAAACAAGTTTAACTTTGTGGTACCACGAGAGAGAGGTCACAACACTATTCAAGCCATTCAGGCCATGGAACGTGGCGATGCCAAAGTCTTCATTGGCTTAGGTGGTAATTTCGCACAAGCCACACCGGATACGCCGCGCACCCACGCCGCATTATCAAAATGCGATTTAACTGTGCATATCGCCACTAAATTAAACCGTTCTCACTTAACGACGGGCAAAGATGCGCTTATTCTACCCTGTTTGGGTAGAACTGAAGTCGACATGCAGGCTAGCGGACAGCAAGGTGTTACCGTTGAAGATACCTTTTCAATGGTCCACCTATCCTATGGACAACTACCGCCGAGCTCACCTGAACTTCGCTCGGAACCGGCTATCATTGCGGGTATCGCAAAAGCCACGTTAGGCAATACGCCTGTAGACTGGGATCATGTAGTCAGTAATTACGACAATATACGCGACCTAATTGCCGATACCATTGAGGGCTTTAAAAACTTTAATAGCAAAGTGGCGAACCCCGGGGGCTTTCATCTAGGCAATGCGGCGAGCGAAAGACGGTGGCTAACACCATCGGGTAAAGCGGAATTTGCAGCCAATACACTGCCAAACTCGCTATTAAACGATGATGTAGTCGCTCGTGGCGAAAAACCAGACTTAATCTTACAGACATTGCGCTCGCACGATCAGTACAACACTACCATCTATGGCATGGATGACCGTTACAGAAATGTGTTTGGCGCTAGAGATGTCTTGTTCGTCAATGAGAGCGATATTCGAAAACTGGGCTTCAATGACGGGGATAAAGTAGACATTACGTCTTTATGGAATGACGGAAGAACCCGTCAGATAAAGCAATTTATGTTGGTGGCTTATGATATACCCCAAGGACAAGCCGCGGCCTATTACCCGGAAACCAACCCGCTGGTACCATTAGAAAGTTATGGTGACGGAACCTTCACACCAACGTCAAAATTTATTGCGATCAAACTTTCAAAGTCCGAGTCGGATGGAGGAATTGTGGTGAATACGCTCTCGGTGAGTCATATTTAG
- a CDS encoding GNAT family N-acetyltransferase yields the protein MVSWQSLTFNELTTHQLFDLLKLRVDVFVVEQNCPYPELDEKDRHSQTHHLMGFENNQLVACARLLGEGVSYPSVSIGRVATSEAFRGKGAGKALMCEAIKHCEALWPGCDIEIGAQEYLRRFYESFGFKATSTMYLEDGIPHIDMKRAGA from the coding sequence ATGGTTTCTTGGCAGTCTCTTACATTTAATGAACTCACTACTCATCAACTCTTCGACCTACTTAAGCTACGCGTCGATGTCTTTGTTGTTGAGCAAAACTGCCCCTATCCGGAACTTGATGAAAAAGACCGTCATTCGCAAACCCATCACTTAATGGGCTTTGAAAATAATCAACTAGTGGCGTGTGCGCGGTTACTTGGCGAAGGCGTAAGTTATCCATCGGTAAGTATTGGCCGCGTGGCGACCAGTGAAGCCTTTCGGGGGAAAGGAGCGGGTAAGGCCCTTATGTGCGAAGCTATTAAGCACTGTGAGGCGCTATGGCCGGGCTGTGATATTGAAATTGGCGCGCAAGAGTATTTAAGACGCTTTTACGAGAGCTTTGGATTCAAAGCCACATCGACGATGTACTTGGAAGACGGTATTCCCCATATTGATATGAAAAGGGCAGGGGCATAA
- the mobA gene encoding molybdenum cofactor guanylyltransferase has translation MNKTLIGLVLAGGQSRRMGQDKALMRYQGSTLIERASSLLKAAGCDEVLISRNAPNFLNDKIDDAGPLGGVHAALDVLCNSNAGKGSAIELLVLPVDMPQMTPQLLKTLVSAGREAQRSVYVKNRFLPFYLSVMHNTNAMLTHYLVEQNERRVVGFLESLEAIALEEANLARPKRVNGVQEKQNEKITRMDEAQWLNVNTPGDWPDDI, from the coding sequence GTGAATAAAACTCTTATCGGACTCGTGTTAGCGGGTGGCCAATCGCGCAGAATGGGACAAGATAAAGCCCTTATGCGTTATCAGGGAAGCACGCTTATTGAGAGAGCGTCATCGCTATTAAAGGCTGCAGGGTGTGATGAGGTATTAATCAGCCGTAATGCGCCAAATTTTTTAAATGATAAAATTGATGATGCAGGTCCACTGGGTGGTGTGCATGCAGCACTGGATGTTTTATGTAATTCAAATGCGGGCAAAGGTAGCGCTATTGAATTGCTTGTCCTTCCCGTGGATATGCCCCAGATGACGCCTCAGCTTTTGAAAACGCTAGTATCAGCAGGGCGGGAAGCCCAGCGGTCGGTTTATGTGAAAAACCGCTTTTTGCCTTTTTACTTGTCTGTTATGCACAATACTAACGCCATGCTAACGCACTACTTGGTCGAACAAAACGAGCGACGTGTAGTGGGATTCTTAGAAAGCCTAGAAGCCATTGCTCTTGAAGAAGCTAATCTTGCACGCCCAAAAAGGGTAAATGGCGTGCAAGAAAAACAGAACGAAAAAATAACCCGTATGGATGAGGCACAATGGCTTAATGTTAATACGCCAGGTGATTGGCCTGATGACATATAA